A part of Verrucomicrobiota bacterium JB022 genomic DNA contains:
- a CDS encoding iron-sulfur cluster assembly accessory protein has product MADVKAYPEGVRVGDERLIKLTEAAAGQIGKLRQREQKGDLLRVKITGGGCNGLSYKLRFIAEPKAGDIVIEGFGERVVVDSKSALYLRGMTLDYSSALVAGGFKFQNPNAKASCSCGESFAV; this is encoded by the coding sequence ATGGCAGATGTAAAGGCATACCCCGAAGGCGTGCGGGTGGGCGACGAACGGCTGATCAAATTGACTGAAGCGGCGGCGGGCCAGATCGGCAAGCTGCGCCAGCGCGAGCAAAAGGGCGACCTGCTGCGGGTCAAGATCACCGGTGGCGGCTGCAACGGCCTGTCTTACAAGCTGCGCTTCATTGCCGAGCCCAAGGCGGGCGACATCGTGATCGAGGGCTTTGGCGAGCGTGTGGTGGTCGACAGCAAGAGCGCGCTCTACCTGCGCGGGATGACGCTCGACTATTCCAGCGCCCTGGTGGCCGGCGGTTTCAAGTTTCAGAACCCCAACGCCAAGGCGAGTTGTTCTTGCGGCGAGAGCTTCGCCGTCTAG
- the rplU gene encoding 50S ribosomal protein L21, with the protein MKATIKTQGRQFTVNEGDVLFVNRYPETNAGDTVTINDVLAVGEGADTRFGTPVLEGASVTAKILENKRGAKVIIKKKKRRHGYRRTRGHRQELSVIRIESITA; encoded by the coding sequence ATGAAAGCCACGATCAAAACCCAAGGCCGGCAGTTCACGGTGAACGAAGGTGACGTCCTGTTCGTCAACCGCTACCCGGAAACGAATGCTGGCGACACCGTCACGATCAACGACGTGTTGGCCGTAGGTGAGGGTGCCGATACGCGTTTTGGCACGCCTGTGCTCGAAGGCGCCAGCGTCACCGCCAAGATCCTCGAAAACAAGCGCGGCGCCAAGGTGATCATCAAGAAGAAGAAGCGTCGCCACGGCTACCGCCGCACGCGCGGTCATCGCCAGGAACTCTCGGTGATCCGCATCGAATCCATCACTGCCTAA
- the rpmA gene encoding 50S ribosomal protein L27 produces MAHKKGQSSSKNGRDSKAKRLGVKRYDGQEVLAGTILIRQRGTKFHPGANVGQGRDHTLFSLVDGRVKWDAEHRKVAVIEAPVAELVEA; encoded by the coding sequence ATGGCACACAAGAAGGGTCAAAGTAGCTCCAAGAACGGCCGCGACAGCAAGGCCAAGCGCCTCGGCGTGAAGCGTTACGACGGTCAGGAAGTCCTTGCGGGCACCATCCTCATCCGTCAGCGTGGCACCAAGTTCCACCCCGGCGCGAACGTCGGCCAAGGCCGCGACCACACCCTCTTCTCCCTGGTCGATGGCCGCGTGAAGTGGGATGCCGAGCACCGCAAGGTCGCCGTCATCGAAGCTCCGGTCGCCGAGCTCGTCGAAGCCTAA
- a CDS encoding alpha/beta fold hydrolase, with the protein MLPPEDVTHLEPIRADALPVSIRALYPFDGKLYLLTNGHCLHYVDEGSGPPILMLHGNPTWSFYYRNLVLGLRDQFRCIVPDHLGCGFSDKPQDFNYRLDAHIQHVEELVDHLRLDRVHLVVHDWGGAIGMGFATRHPDRVGRITVLNTAAFHLPSIPRRIALCRHPFWGGPLVRGLNGFAWPATFMTTVQPLAEQVKRGYLFPYRNWHDRVAIHRFVQDIPLEADHPSRPDLQRIEQGLEFLSRSDLQILWGGQDWCFHDGFYDEWCRRFPRAPTQYWADAGHYVLEDKASEVLERVRSFVEADERPGVTPYR; encoded by the coding sequence ATGCTACCGCCTGAAGATGTCACCCATTTGGAGCCGATCCGTGCCGACGCCCTGCCGGTCTCGATCCGAGCCCTTTATCCCTTCGACGGTAAGCTGTACCTGCTGACCAACGGGCATTGCCTGCATTATGTGGACGAGGGCTCCGGCCCGCCGATCCTGATGCTGCATGGCAACCCCACCTGGTCGTTTTACTACCGCAACCTCGTGCTGGGCCTGCGCGACCAGTTTCGCTGTATCGTGCCCGACCATTTGGGCTGCGGCTTCTCCGACAAGCCGCAGGACTTCAATTACCGGCTCGACGCGCACATCCAGCACGTGGAGGAGTTGGTCGACCACCTCCGCCTCGACCGCGTGCACCTTGTGGTGCACGACTGGGGCGGCGCCATCGGGATGGGCTTTGCCACGCGGCACCCGGACAGGGTGGGGCGTATCACGGTGCTCAACACCGCTGCCTTTCACCTTCCGTCGATCCCGCGCCGCATCGCGCTTTGTCGCCACCCCTTCTGGGGCGGTCCGCTGGTGCGCGGCTTGAATGGCTTCGCTTGGCCGGCGACGTTTATGACGACCGTCCAGCCGCTGGCCGAGCAGGTGAAGCGCGGTTACCTTTTCCCCTATCGCAACTGGCACGACCGCGTGGCGATCCACCGCTTTGTGCAAGACATCCCGCTGGAGGCCGACCACCCGTCGCGGCCAGACTTGCAGCGCATCGAGCAGGGGCTGGAATTTCTCAGCCGTAGCGACCTGCAGATTCTGTGGGGTGGGCAAGACTGGTGCTTCCACGATGGGTTTTACGACGAGTGGTGCCGCCGCTTCCCGCGCGCGCCGACGCAGTATTGGGCCGACGCCGGCCACTACGTGTTGGAAGACAAGGCCTCTGAAGTGCTCGAGCGCGTGCGCAGCTTTGTGGAAGCCGACGAGCGCCCGGGCGTGACGCCTTACCGGTAG
- a CDS encoding 3-oxoacyl-ACP synthase III, whose protein sequence is MRFQHVRIEATGYIVPPQPVSSAEIEARLAPVYQRLKLPEGRLELMTGIETRHFWPHPIRPSEASAQAGALALERSRFGKDEIDLLVHCGVCRDRLEPATAAYVHGLLGLGSRTQIFDLSNACLGFVNAMTMAAAMIESGAIRRALLVSGENGRPLLERTIQTLLERPLSRREIKPYFANLTIGAGAVAMVLCHADEAPANAPALLGGVVETDSSANELCQGDTAGDALEMLTEAEQLLEAGLKVAGRTWERFQEAFGWGHAEVDHVICHQVGRTHQRRLLESLGLPLEKDFPTYPYMGNVGSVSLPFSLAKAMEAGVLTSGDRVALLGIGSGLSSAMLGLTLP, encoded by the coding sequence ATGCGCTTTCAGCACGTCCGCATCGAGGCCACCGGCTACATCGTGCCGCCGCAGCCCGTGTCTTCGGCCGAGATCGAGGCCCGTCTTGCTCCCGTCTACCAGCGCCTGAAGCTGCCTGAAGGCCGCCTGGAGCTGATGACCGGCATTGAGACCCGCCACTTTTGGCCGCACCCGATCCGCCCGAGCGAAGCCAGCGCCCAGGCCGGCGCGCTCGCGCTCGAACGCTCCCGCTTTGGCAAGGACGAGATCGACTTGCTGGTGCACTGCGGCGTCTGCCGCGACCGGCTGGAGCCAGCGACCGCAGCCTACGTGCACGGGCTACTGGGCCTTGGCAGCCGCACGCAGATTTTCGACCTTTCAAACGCCTGCCTCGGCTTCGTGAATGCCATGACGATGGCCGCCGCGATGATTGAATCGGGCGCGATCCGCCGCGCGCTGCTCGTTTCGGGCGAAAATGGTCGCCCGTTGCTTGAGCGCACTATCCAGACCTTGCTGGAGCGCCCCTTGAGCCGCCGCGAGATCAAGCCCTACTTCGCCAACCTCACGATCGGCGCAGGCGCGGTCGCCATGGTGCTTTGCCATGCCGACGAAGCGCCCGCCAACGCTCCGGCCCTGCTCGGCGGGGTAGTGGAGACCGACAGCAGTGCGAACGAGCTGTGCCAGGGAGACACCGCCGGCGATGCGCTGGAGATGTTGACCGAGGCCGAGCAGCTGCTCGAAGCAGGCCTCAAGGTGGCGGGCCGTACCTGGGAGCGTTTTCAGGAGGCCTTTGGCTGGGGCCATGCGGAGGTGGACCACGTGATCTGCCACCAGGTGGGTCGCACGCACCAGCGCCGCCTGCTCGAAAGTCTGGGCTTGCCCTTGGAGAAAGATTTCCCAACGTATCCGTATATGGGCAATGTCGGCTCGGTCTCACTGCCGTTCTCGCTTGCGAAGGCGATGGAAGCCGGGGTGTTGACAAGCGGCGACCGGGTGGCCTTGCTCGGTATCGGCAGTGGCCTGAGCAGCGCGATGCTGGGCCTTACGCTTCCTTAG
- a CDS encoding SDR family oxidoreductase encodes MSFLQVSGKRFLVFGLGNRKSVAWVIGQTLEREGAMVVYGVRNAARRDELAKLLGDRPTVLCDVEQEADLAALPAQVAELGPFDGFVHSIAFANYSEGFVPFHETNRQDFLQATQISAFSLVELARALKPHLQPQASVVAIGISSYVTARTYGYMSPIKSALEGCVRFLAKSFSEDSEVRFNSVNAGPLKTKSSAGIPNYLNNYLFAEKLTMRKRALTTQEVADTAVYLLSPRSSGINAQGITVNAGMDWNYFDEEVVRLAMRPE; translated from the coding sequence ATGAGTTTCCTGCAAGTCAGCGGTAAGCGTTTTCTCGTCTTCGGCCTCGGCAACCGCAAGAGCGTGGCCTGGGTCATCGGGCAGACGCTGGAGCGCGAAGGGGCGATGGTCGTTTATGGCGTGCGCAATGCGGCCCGTCGCGACGAGCTGGCCAAGCTGCTGGGCGACCGGCCTACGGTGCTCTGCGACGTGGAGCAGGAGGCCGACCTGGCCGCACTACCCGCGCAGGTGGCCGAGCTGGGGCCGTTCGACGGCTTCGTCCACTCCATCGCGTTTGCGAACTACTCCGAGGGCTTCGTGCCCTTTCACGAAACCAACCGGCAGGACTTCCTGCAGGCGACGCAGATCAGTGCCTTTTCGCTCGTTGAGCTGGCCCGCGCGCTCAAGCCGCACCTGCAGCCGCAGGCCTCGGTGGTGGCGATCGGGATCTCGTCTTACGTCACCGCACGCACCTACGGCTACATGTCGCCGATCAAGAGCGCGCTGGAGGGCTGCGTGCGCTTCCTCGCCAAGAGCTTCAGTGAAGACAGCGAGGTGCGCTTCAACTCTGTCAATGCGGGCCCGCTCAAGACCAAGAGCAGCGCAGGCATTCCCAACTACCTCAACAATTACCTCTTTGCCGAAAAGCTGACCATGCGCAAGCGCGCGCTGACCACGCAAGAGGTGGCCGACACCGCCGTTTATCTGCTCAGCCCGCGCAGCAGCGGCATCAACGCCCAAGGCATCACCGTCAACGCGGGGATGGACTGGAATTACTTCGACGAAGAAGTGGTGCGCCTTGCGATGCGCCCCGAGTAA
- the fabZ gene encoding 3-hydroxyacyl-ACP dehydratase FabZ, translating into MSLEAIYQTIPHRPPFLFVDEIVEVTDEGATARRTIRADEPQFEGHYPNNPIMPGVLLCESIFQTAAIYLAQKKISAEVESTSLTPVLVRIQDARFKRMVKPGDEITIEVTYLSQVQQFHQMRGRVLKDGKPAMMLECTLALIDESAAKKA; encoded by the coding sequence ATGAGCCTCGAAGCCATTTACCAGACGATTCCCCACCGCCCGCCGTTCCTTTTTGTGGACGAGATCGTGGAGGTGACTGATGAAGGGGCAACGGCCCGCCGCACGATCCGCGCCGACGAGCCGCAGTTCGAGGGGCATTACCCGAATAACCCCATCATGCCGGGCGTCCTGCTCTGCGAGTCGATCTTCCAGACGGCGGCCATCTACCTCGCGCAAAAGAAGATCTCCGCCGAGGTGGAGTCGACTTCCCTGACGCCTGTGCTCGTGCGCATCCAGGACGCGCGCTTCAAGCGCATGGTGAAGCCGGGCGACGAGATCACGATCGAAGTCACCTACCTCAGCCAGGTGCAACAGTTTCACCAGATGCGTGGCCGCGTGCTGAAAGACGGCAAGCCCGCGATGATGCTCGAGTGCACGTTGGCCCTGATCGACGAAAGCGCCGCCAAGAAAGCGTAA
- a CDS encoding FAD-dependent oxidoreductase yields MAKDWLAGVDDAYDVVVIGSGLGGLTSANLLAKQGHKVLLLEHHYQFGGLATWFKRPGGHIFDISLHGFPVGMIKSCRKYWTKEIADSIHQLKDVRFINPQMDVRTTFDRDDFTRILVEDFGLEREQVEAFFTHLRGMNFYDDDQRTTGEMFEEFFPGRNDVHRLLMEPISYANGSTLEDPAITYGIVFSNFMSKGVYIYQGGTDQLIGRMTAELKRNGVELRKSALVKQVLTEQGKDGKHRVVGIVAQSQNTGGEQAEHTIRCRAIVSNANIKNTIFRLVGAEKFPAAYAAEAQAVRVNNSSCQVYMGIRKGESIPFIGDLVFTSGAETFSTPELTGMRSSSRTFSVYYPETRPQSKDERFAVVASINAQWKDWESLSDEEYAREKQWLIDSSLDALEKFIPDIRQKVEHLEAATPRTVNRYVRHIGGTSFGTKFEGLKVSQELPDQLHGLYHAGSVGIIMSGWLGTINYGVIVSNKVDSFLRSPQAVEA; encoded by the coding sequence ATGGCGAAAGACTGGTTGGCAGGCGTAGACGACGCATACGATGTAGTGGTGATTGGCAGCGGCCTCGGTGGCCTCACAAGCGCCAATCTGCTGGCAAAGCAGGGCCACAAGGTGCTGCTGCTGGAGCATCATTACCAGTTTGGCGGGCTCGCCACCTGGTTCAAGCGGCCCGGCGGCCACATCTTCGACATCTCGCTGCACGGCTTCCCCGTGGGCATGATCAAGAGCTGCCGCAAATACTGGACGAAGGAGATCGCCGACAGCATCCACCAGCTCAAGGACGTGCGCTTCATCAACCCGCAAATGGACGTGCGCACCACTTTCGACCGCGACGACTTTACGCGCATCCTGGTCGAGGACTTCGGGCTGGAGCGCGAGCAGGTGGAGGCGTTCTTCACGCACCTGCGCGGCATGAACTTCTACGACGACGACCAGCGCACCACGGGCGAGATGTTCGAAGAGTTCTTCCCCGGTCGCAACGACGTGCACCGCCTGTTGATGGAGCCGATCAGCTACGCCAACGGCTCGACGCTCGAAGACCCCGCCATCACCTACGGCATCGTCTTCAGCAACTTCATGAGCAAGGGCGTCTACATCTACCAAGGCGGCACCGATCAGCTCATTGGCCGCATGACCGCCGAGTTGAAGCGCAACGGCGTGGAGCTGCGCAAGAGTGCCCTCGTGAAGCAGGTGCTGACCGAGCAGGGCAAAGACGGCAAGCACCGCGTGGTCGGCATCGTGGCGCAGAGCCAGAACACTGGCGGCGAGCAGGCCGAGCACACCATTCGTTGCCGCGCCATCGTCTCCAACGCCAACATCAAGAACACGATTTTCCGCCTCGTCGGCGCGGAGAAGTTCCCGGCCGCCTATGCCGCCGAAGCCCAGGCCGTACGCGTTAACAACAGCTCGTGTCAGGTCTACATGGGCATCCGCAAAGGCGAGAGCATCCCCTTCATCGGCGACCTCGTCTTCACCTCCGGCGCCGAGACTTTTTCGACGCCCGAGCTGACGGGGATGCGCAGTAGCAGCCGGACTTTCTCGGTCTACTACCCGGAGACGCGCCCGCAGAGCAAGGACGAGCGCTTTGCCGTGGTCGCTTCGATCAACGCGCAGTGGAAGGACTGGGAAAGCCTCAGCGACGAGGAATACGCCCGCGAAAAGCAGTGGCTGATCGACAGCTCACTCGACGCGCTGGAGAAGTTCATCCCCGACATCCGCCAAAAGGTCGAGCACCTGGAGGCAGCCACGCCCCGGACGGTCAACCGCTACGTGCGCCACATCGGCGGCACCAGCTTTGGCACCAAGTTCGAGGGCCTGAAGGTGTCGCAAGAGCTGCCCGACCAGTTGCACGGTCTCTACCACGCCGGTTCGGTCGGCATCATTATGAGCGGCTGGCTCGGCACAATCAATTACGGCGTCATCGTCTCCAACAAGGTCGACAGCTTCCTGCGTAGCCCGCAGGCCGTGGAAGCGTAA
- a CDS encoding substrate-binding domain-containing protein, with translation MSHSRRVALVISAVYVRRLAQGLPPLVDPGRDFWIVDAERPAHELWPLLDALDPSGFITEMLPGVTDRLLERGLPTVVSAWDGPLPGAACVDVDDEAVGAMAAEHLMALGLPHFAFFGNTSAYSPQREKGFQQALAARQAEPAAVLIEPTPSDRRYIEHWTPSNREMIDWLQALPKPVGVFAVHDPQGRSLAEACRDAGLQIPEEVAIVGANDDALVCELTHPPLSSVAIPWQRMGFEAARLVEAMIRGEPAPTAPVLLPPISLVERRSSDRLAVEHPQLRRALQLLRDRRLPDLSVKELAAAVPMSRRTLEHLFRRYLGRSPKEEIDRLRLDRARELLTHTSLPLSEIAERSGYSSLSRFSHAFRRALDTTPRDFRRESLLAGR, from the coding sequence ATGAGCCATTCCCGACGCGTTGCCTTGGTGATTAGCGCCGTTTATGTGCGGCGTCTGGCCCAGGGCCTTCCCCCTCTGGTCGACCCCGGCCGCGACTTCTGGATCGTCGATGCCGAGCGCCCGGCGCACGAGCTCTGGCCCCTGCTCGATGCCCTTGATCCGAGCGGCTTCATCACCGAAATGCTGCCCGGCGTGACGGATCGCCTGCTGGAGCGGGGCCTGCCGACGGTGGTCAGCGCCTGGGACGGTCCCTTACCCGGCGCGGCCTGTGTGGATGTTGACGACGAGGCGGTGGGCGCGATGGCGGCCGAGCACCTGATGGCCCTCGGCTTACCGCATTTTGCGTTTTTCGGCAACACGAGCGCCTATTCGCCCCAGCGCGAAAAGGGCTTCCAGCAGGCCCTCGCCGCCCGTCAGGCTGAGCCCGCCGCCGTGCTGATCGAGCCCACGCCCTCCGACCGCCGCTACATCGAGCACTGGACTCCCTCCAATCGGGAAATGATCGACTGGCTGCAAGCACTGCCCAAGCCGGTCGGCGTCTTTGCGGTGCACGACCCGCAAGGGCGCAGCCTGGCCGAGGCCTGTCGCGACGCGGGCCTGCAGATCCCTGAAGAAGTTGCGATTGTGGGCGCCAACGACGACGCGCTCGTCTGCGAGCTGACGCACCCGCCCCTGAGCAGCGTCGCGATCCCGTGGCAGCGCATGGGCTTCGAGGCCGCCCGCCTCGTCGAGGCGATGATCCGGGGGGAGCCCGCGCCCACGGCCCCGGTGCTTTTGCCGCCAATCAGCCTGGTCGAGCGGCGCTCGTCGGACCGCCTGGCGGTGGAGCACCCGCAGCTCCGCCGCGCCCTGCAGCTCTTGCGCGACCGCCGCCTGCCGGATCTATCGGTCAAGGAACTCGCTGCCGCCGTGCCCATGAGCCGCCGCACGCTGGAGCACCTCTTCCGCCGCTACCTCGGCCGCTCCCCCAAGGAAGAGATCGACCGCCTCCGCCTCGACCGTGCCCGCGAACTGCTCACCCACACCAGTCTTCCTTTGAGTGAAATCGCCGAACGCAGCGGCTACTCCAGCCTCAGTCGCTTTTCCCACGCCTTCCGTCGCGCCCTCGACACAACCCCCCGCGACTTCCGCCGCGAAAGCCTCCTGGCCGGGCGCTAG
- the xylA gene encoding xylose isomerase: MSEAFPDVPKIEFEGPKSRNPLAFKHYNRDEVVLGKTMADHLRFGAAYWHVMRNELSDPFGAGTAQTPWDDKSNSVANAQKRVGVFFEFLEKTGIDYYCFHDRDVAPEGKDLAESNRNLDAVVQTLEEAQQRTGKKLLWGTASLFTHTRYMHGGATSCSADVYAYAAGQVKKALEVTHRLGGLGYTFWGGREGYSTLWNTDMKREREHLARFFHLCVDYKKQIGFAGPFYIEPKPQEPTTHQYDSDAEACLNFLREFDLMEHFKLNIETNHATLAGHTMQHELQVAANAGALGSIDANRGDLLVGWDTDQFPTDLYLTTEVMLTVLKTGGFVTGGLNFDAKRRRESWEPVDLVHAHVVGMDAFARGLKTAAAIRADGRIDEFIKARYATWDSGIGADVEAGKATLADLEAYALANPEPVIASGRQEMLEGIFNEYL, encoded by the coding sequence ATGAGCGAAGCCTTTCCCGACGTTCCCAAGATTGAATTCGAGGGCCCGAAGAGCCGCAATCCGCTTGCCTTCAAGCATTATAACCGCGACGAGGTCGTGCTGGGCAAGACGATGGCCGATCACCTCCGTTTCGGTGCCGCCTACTGGCACGTGATGCGCAATGAGCTGAGCGACCCCTTCGGTGCCGGCACCGCACAGACGCCATGGGACGACAAGAGTAACTCGGTGGCCAATGCGCAAAAGCGCGTGGGCGTGTTCTTCGAGTTCCTCGAAAAGACGGGGATCGACTACTATTGCTTCCACGACCGCGACGTGGCCCCCGAGGGCAAGGACCTCGCCGAGAGCAACCGCAACCTCGACGCCGTCGTGCAAACGCTGGAAGAAGCCCAACAGCGCACCGGCAAGAAGCTGCTCTGGGGCACGGCCAGCCTCTTTACCCACACCCGCTACATGCACGGCGGCGCGACCTCCTGCAGTGCCGATGTCTATGCCTACGCCGCTGGCCAGGTGAAGAAGGCGCTCGAAGTGACGCACCGCCTGGGCGGCCTCGGCTATACCTTCTGGGGTGGCCGCGAAGGCTATTCCACCCTGTGGAACACCGACATGAAGCGCGAGCGCGAGCACCTCGCCCGCTTCTTCCACCTCTGTGTGGACTACAAGAAGCAGATCGGTTTTGCGGGCCCGTTTTACATCGAGCCCAAGCCGCAGGAGCCGACCACCCACCAATACGACTCCGACGCCGAGGCCTGCCTCAATTTCCTGCGCGAGTTCGACCTGATGGAGCACTTCAAGCTCAACATCGAGACCAACCACGCCACCCTCGCCGGTCACACGATGCAGCACGAGCTGCAAGTGGCCGCCAATGCCGGTGCGTTGGGTTCGATCGACGCCAACCGGGGCGACCTGCTGGTGGGCTGGGATACCGACCAGTTCCCGACCGACCTTTACCTGACGACCGAAGTCATGCTGACGGTGCTCAAGACGGGCGGCTTCGTGACGGGCGGCCTCAACTTCGACGCCAAGCGCCGGCGCGAGTCATGGGAACCCGTCGATCTCGTCCACGCCCACGTCGTCGGCATGGACGCCTTCGCCCGCGGACTCAAAACCGCCGCTGCCATCCGCGCGGACGGCCGCATCGACGAGTTCATCAAGGCCCGCTACGCCACCTGGGACAGCGGCATCGGTGCCGACGTGGAAGCCGGCAAGGCCACCCTCGCCGACCTCGAGGCATACGCACTCGCAAACCCCGAACCGGTCATCGCATCCGGCCGCCAGGAAATGCTCGAAGGCATCTTCAACGAATACCTCTGA
- a CDS encoding DUF2167 domain-containing protein codes for MKVHSAPLLACTSLFLALATAEDIPALPTAPADSSAVETTAELEENPFVTLVKSLDWTTDGTGRLGQRATLQVPAGYQFTGNDGTVKLMEAYGNLTSGAELGYLSPDDMSWFAVFEFDDCGYVSDDEKDKLDADAILKQLRAGQQAANKELSARGMTTLQVVGWHTPPFYNPTTNNLEWAIRLMDSEGSPILNYKTKLLGRKGVMDVTLVCDESQISTIIPEYQNLLTGYSFTQEESYAAYRKGDKIAEYGLTGLILGGGLLVAAKSGLLAKLWKPIAIGLVAVGAFIKRIVTGKTRESV; via the coding sequence ATGAAAGTCCACTCCGCCCCCCTCCTCGCCTGCACCTCCCTTTTCCTCGCCCTCGCCACAGCCGAAGACATTCCGGCCCTGCCCACCGCACCCGCGGATTCCAGCGCCGTGGAAACCACCGCGGAACTGGAGGAAAACCCCTTCGTCACCCTCGTCAAAAGCCTCGACTGGACAACCGACGGAACCGGCCGCCTCGGCCAGCGCGCCACCCTCCAGGTCCCCGCCGGCTACCAGTTCACCGGCAACGACGGAACCGTCAAACTCATGGAGGCCTACGGCAACCTCACCTCCGGCGCCGAACTCGGATACCTCTCACCCGACGACATGAGCTGGTTCGCCGTCTTCGAATTCGATGACTGCGGCTACGTCAGCGATGATGAAAAGGACAAGCTCGATGCCGATGCCATCCTCAAACAACTCCGCGCAGGCCAGCAGGCCGCCAACAAGGAACTCTCCGCACGCGGCATGACCACCCTCCAGGTCGTCGGCTGGCACACCCCTCCCTTCTACAACCCGACCACCAACAACCTCGAATGGGCCATCCGCCTGATGGACTCCGAAGGCTCGCCAATCCTCAACTACAAAACCAAACTCCTCGGCCGCAAGGGCGTGATGGACGTCACCCTCGTCTGCGATGAATCGCAGATCTCCACGATCATCCCCGAATACCAGAACCTCCTCACCGGCTACTCCTTCACCCAGGAAGAATCCTACGCCGCCTACAGAAAAGGCGACAAAATCGCCGAATACGGCCTCACCGGCCTCATCCTCGGGGGCGGCCTGCTCGTCGCCGCCAAATCCGGACTGCTCGCGAAATTGTGGAAACCCATCGCCATCGGCCTCGTCGCCGTCGGCGCCTTCATCAAACGCATCGTCACTGGAAAAACCCGCGAATCGGTTTAA
- a CDS encoding YceI family protein: MKATILPTVALAIALSSCENPADKTTSAEVGKAETVTTSTAGTRYTLTENSKIGFTGSKVTGSHSGGFSKFTGTFTLNPEDPAKSSGRVEIDMDSTWSDNDKLTTHLKNDDFFDVTEHPTTVFELTSLEKTSDTAYQVSGNLTLRGETKNITFPATASVTGDSVAITSTFDINRKNFGIVHPGKQDDLIRDEVVITLELEATPAN; this comes from the coding sequence ATGAAAGCAACCATCCTTCCAACCGTCGCCCTCGCCATCGCCCTCAGCTCCTGCGAAAACCCGGCGGACAAGACCACCAGCGCCGAAGTCGGCAAGGCCGAAACCGTCACCACCAGCACCGCCGGCACCCGCTACACGCTCACCGAAAACTCCAAAATCGGCTTCACCGGATCCAAAGTCACCGGCAGCCACAGCGGCGGCTTCAGCAAGTTCACCGGCACCTTCACCCTCAACCCGGAGGACCCCGCCAAAAGCAGCGGCCGCGTCGAAATCGACATGGACTCGACCTGGTCGGACAACGACAAGCTCACCACCCACCTCAAGAATGACGACTTCTTCGACGTCACGGAGCACCCGACCACCGTCTTCGAACTCACCTCGCTGGAGAAAACATCGGACACCGCCTATCAGGTCTCGGGCAACCTCACGCTCCGCGGCGAAACCAAGAACATCACCTTTCCCGCCACCGCATCCGTCACGGGCGACTCCGTCGCCATCACCAGCACCTTCGACATCAACCGCAAGAACTTCGGCATCGTGCACCCCGGCAAACAGGACGACCTGATCCGCGACGAAGTCGTCATCACCCTCGAACTCGAGGCGACTCCCGCGAACTAA